The sequence below is a genomic window from Haematobia irritans isolate KBUSLIRL chromosome 3, ASM5000362v1, whole genome shotgun sequence.
tgtgaaatggatttagcatttttttgacaaaactttagtaattttattattttattaattcttacactgttgttaactgatttgaaacaaaaaacaatataccgaaattttctggattttttttatatttacctTCTTCCTTTATATAGTCTGTATTTTATTGTTTCCTTTCTCTTCTTTACCACTGCGTTACATCAATTTATTCCACTTGGTCCTCTATTCCATTGCCtagattttttatgtaattttctTGAGGTCTTTAAAACTCTTGGCCAAGATTGTTCATCCTTGTATCTATTCTGTTAATTTCACTTTTCCTTCCCTAATATCGTCTGTCCTTTTGTGACCTCTTTTTTCACTTAGACTGCTTTCGCTTTTGTTATCATttctttgtgtattttttttctttttctttttgtccCCAATGCACTTACATTGTTCTTTTTTCTCTTTGCACATATCCAACTCATACTCATTTATTCGCAGACAATAAATTCCAAAACAAAACTatggatacactcaaaaaaaaaagtatacatGGATTCAAAGATGTTTACGTTCACTTAAAGGTTATGGTATTCATAGCAAGCCTAAGATCTAGcttaaagttttaaaataaagatatttttgagATAACATTTaacgttttattaattttctttttgcgatgtATTAACAAAACCATTTACGAGCATTTAAATGTAActttaaaaatcgaaattataatggatagatcaaaggaaaatttttttcttaatttaaaaaaaagtctgaatcaattcagtttttttaaattttttttataaaatttgtagaggCCATTGCACTTAAAAGCTCTATAACAATATTGCCTACTTTTGGGGAGGGTTTTGAAAACCCGAATATTGAGCATATTTTTAGGCGTCATTCATCATTTAGGCGTGGATTCAAAGATGTTTACTTTCACTTAAAGGTTATGGTATTGATAGCGATCCTAAGATCCAGCTTatagttttaaaataaagatatttttgagatataatttaacgttttatttatattctacgAGCATTTAAATGTAActttaaaaatcgaaattataatggatagatcaatggattttttttttcttaatttaaaagaaagtcagaattaattcagttttttttttttaattttttgtataaaatttgtagaGTCTATTGCACTTAAAAGCTCTATAACAATAATGCCTACTTTTGGGAGGGCTTTGAAAACCCGAATAGTGAGCATATTTTTAGGCGTCatacataaaaaaacaaatcctaAAATTTTCCTGCCTTCTATTAGacacacaaaaaattctgtGTATAAACCTATGGGTTTACACTTAATACATGGGTTTACACTTATTTTACCAACCGCAGAAGAAGCTACAAACTTACTGGTGAGGAACCTGAGCTCCAATAAACTACATATTGAATTGACTCCTCTTggtgtttttatttctttgtttccTCCACTTGGGTTTATTTACTTGTGTGGATTGAATTCCCTGTGAGACTCTATTCCACAAGTAACCCCTCTTGTCTCCTATAGCCAATCGTTTGCTCTGGTGAGATTAGAAGATCTCTGCGAAATAGAAATACAgtccacaacaacaacagacaACCCGTCACATCCAGCTCCATCATCATAGTCAGCCAGTGTGTTGGAGCCCCTCTTCTTCTTACGTAGCCCCCTGACTACAGCATAAAGCCCCAGtattattcattaaaaaaaggtaatcataattttgtttattcactAAATTTTACTAACATCCACCCTAATACAAATGCAATATCAAGATCTATCATAATATCAAAGAAAAgggaaaaaatatcaaattcaCAAGCACATATTATTTGCTTTTTTCTTCCCATCACAAGAAGAGATCAACCATAAACTACACAGAAGAATTTGGATAAATTAGAGAATAAatagagataattttgttatCGTTACACACACCAAAAGTTTTCGCGGCTACATCATTACTACATTAAATCACTCATGCTTTGGAAAATCTCTTAAAATCAAACctgaatatacacataaataccacaaaatattctctaaacaTTTACACCACTTGTATACACATGCTGTGGAATAATCTCTTATCatttacacacatacacatatatatCAGAAAACATTCTCTTAAAATAAGAGTGAGTGTCACTCATACCAAAGAAGACATTCGCTTACGATCCACAAAAACAAATCTCATCACTCGAGTTGAGTGACATAAAGAAGAAGCATCATTTGGAAAGAATTTATCGATGAATCGATTGGGGAAAATTCTAAAACTTGGaagattatttaaaaaataattatttctacacaatataaacaaaaacataaactaACATTAACTACTAACTCTAGTTTAGAACGGTAACTAACTAAAGTTGGTTGctctgttttaaatttaatttgatatcaatataatttttttatgattatttgatatatttaatggtcaacgaaaaaacaatttttttctcatgatTTTTACACGGAATATAAATCGATAATTCGCATACCAACTATTAAAAGTTAACGTCGTATAACAATTATGTTAATTTAAATATCGAAATGGTTTCTCATGAACGTAAAACTACGGTGTACTTCATGATTTAAAGAGGGGGCGGATTTTCGTTTCAAGTGATATCGAGGAATTTATTACTCCTGAGAAAACCCCATTCGCGAGTAATTATAGATTGTAGGAAACTTACGATAGTTTTAAAATCACCGGTTTCGTGTTTTGTATCGCCAGTTTCTTCATGTCACGGTGGGTTTCTTAATGGAATTTCTGAGTCTTGAAAACCTCAAGCAATCGTTTAACTACGTTTCTAAAAATTCGTTTAACCACGGTTCTGATATCGACGGTTAATAGCTTCCCCGGAAAAGCTGTAAGTTGATCTATCTGATCACTCAAAAGGCTTCTGCCAATCACTTTTTGTATTCTGACTTTGTGAACCGAAGGTTGTATAGTTACCCTGTGAAAACTATACAGTGtaattttgctttattttacgTCAAAGGTTGTATAGTAACCCTGTGAAAACTATACTCTCTAATTTTGCTCATTTTACATCAAAGGTTGTATAGTAACCCTGTGAAAACTATACGGTTatttttgcccgatttttacacTAAAGGTTGTATAGTAACCCTGTCAAAACTATACTGTGTTATATTACCCAATTTTGTACTAAAGGTTGTATAGTAACCCTGTGAAaactatacatttttatttttacccaatttatgTCAAAGGTTGTATTGTAACCCTGTGAAAACTATACGATATTATTCTACTGAATGTCACctggatttttgcatggtaaccCTGAAGGGAATTACAATTTATTCATGGGAATTGCTTGTAATTTCGGGATATTTCTTGGGCCATTTTGTTCTTACGTATGATTCTAATTGGTTTACCAGAATTTTCATAGTCACCCTCGGAAATCTATATAAACTGTCTGAAATAGACATTTTTAGAGATTTTCATACTAGAAAACTCTAAACTAGAATCTATGATTTATGATCAATTATTTCCATTATCCTTGCATTTGGAATATTCACGCGGATTCGAGAAAATTGTGTTTGTGCTTTCACGATTGTTTCGAATCAATCGTGGGGTTTTAGGCTTTTGATCATAACGCAACTGGGTCTCGACAATACGCATAATTTATGTCGGTTTGTTTCAAGTGAAATCCGTCGAGTGcagggacaattttttttggggtttgattttatttatgaGAACGATCTCTCTTTTGCACGAATTTCCGTTTAAAAATCGTATAAAAGTCTGATTTCAACGACAAAATATCTtcattgggaatttttgtgCTTCGAATAAGTAATCGATCTTCATTTATATAGATGTGTCTCCTAATTTGGGGAAGTGTATTGTACGTATAACGATATTTGGGCCAATTtgttccgatttggatttatctaCATATAGTAGTGCGTCacacttttttttatcaatttccTTACCTAATCATCGCGAACTACTGTCGGCAAATTCTTGCTTTCCCTTCCCTATAATTCTTCGGGAGTGACGATCTGGTTCGAAAGATGTCTGAACCAACGGGTGATAGTGTGTCTGTGTCAGATGAAAACCCCGTCATGCAggataaatttttattcgattgtgATCAATTGATCATACTATGCACTGCGGTAGAGAAGCTCAATGTTCTGGAACAAACAGAATCATTGCTTCAAGTCAGAGTGGATGATCTGGAGCAAAGATGGCGAAAGGTTCAAACATCATATGAGGCAGTGATGTTATCGCCAGCTTCAGATGTCCCCAAAGGACTCAAAGACAACGCAAGTGTGAACTACAACATTTGCTTGGAAACTTATTACGTTGCAAGGTCCCGACTATTCGACTTGTCGAAGGTCGTAGCTTCTTCTAATCCTAGAAATGAAGCGTCCCGATTAGCcatatcccccaatgattttccaAGCCCTCGTCAGAGCTTTTCAGATCAACACACTGATTCTCCTGGGGTATTTATCAAAGTTCCTCCATGTGATactcagatttttgagggtgggtaCGAAGAGTGGCCGTCATTCCGTGACATGTTCACGGCGGTCTACGGAAACCACCCAAAGCTAACAAAGGCCCAGAAGTTATATCATCTCAGGAATAAGACACAAGGCCCAGCTGGGGCAATAGTAAAACGGTACCCGCTTTGTGATGATAACTTTGACTTGGCATGGAATGCTTTAAAGGCCAGATACGAGAATAAGCGGGTGCTCGTGGACAATCAACTGAAGATACTTTTCAATATCCCAACGGCCACAACAGAAACTAGTGAATCCATACAGAGAATCCAATCTACTGTAAATGATTGTTTAGCGACTCTGAAGACACTAGAAGTTGATATCGATCACTGGGATCCCATTCTAATTTACTTGATTTCCACAAAGCTTCCTGATAAGACTCTCTCCCTATGGGAGGAATCTCTCAAAACCCACAATGAGCTGCCAATGTGGTCTCAGCTAGATGCATTTTTAATTAATCGATTTGAGATTGTTGAAAGATTGGCTAGTATAAAGTCAACTAAAGATAGATACGGTACAAAAGATTCTGGCGTTCAGAGAGCTCAGACTTACTCGTCTCAAGAGAAATTGAGCTCGTCTTGCCCACTTTGCCATTCGGATCATTCGATACGTATCTGCCCAAAATTCAGAAGATTTTCGGAACAGGAGAGAATCGATTTTGCATTTAAGAACAAATTATGCAACAATTGTCTCTCCTCAAATCATTCAAAGCAGAAATGCACGGGTAagaatacttgttttatatgtcACAAAATGCATCACTCTTTGCTACATTTAAATAAATCGGAAGCCAAATCACAAGGTGGCAATTCTGTGGAAGGTAATTCTACGAATAGATCCGACAGAGGGTCCGCAGATAACAGTCCTTCCACTTCGAAACAGGTACCAAAGGTACATTCGAATTTTGCCTCAGATGGAGAAGTGATTTTGCTAAGAACTGCgttggttcagattgagattagGGGAGAATTATTCACAGCACGTGCACTTATCGACCCCGGCTCACAACGAACTTTTGTGTCAGAGAAACTGATGAAACTTTTACAAATTCCCTCGAAGACTGCTCAGTTTGAGATCTTTGGTATCGGGGGTAAAAATCAAACAGCCAACAAAGAATGTGAGATTTGCTTATATTCTTATCGGTTTGATTTGAAATTCTCTGTGAACGCTATTGTTTTACCAAAAGTAACTCAACGTTTACCGGATATATCTTTTACGATCCCCAACTCACAACAACTTAGAGATATCGATTTAGCTGACCCATGCTTCAATGAAGCGGCTCAAATTGATCTCGTTTTGGGGAACGATTCGGAACGATTTATAAACATTGAGGGGGTTAAGAAGAACGTTTGTGGAAACACCTCCGCCTACAATACAGTTTTCGGTTGGGTTCTTAGTGGTCCCATGAAATCTGAGACGGTTCATTCTTTTACTACTAATGTAGTTACAAGCGACGCTCCCTCACTGGACAGAATTTTgcggaaattttgggaaattgagGAAATACCTCAGTCAAAACCACTTTCGGATGATGCGAAATACTGTGAGGAGCTTTACGCGAAAACAACTACCCGAAACGAAGACGGACGGTACATAGTACGATTACCTTTTAGTAAAGATTTTCCAGATTCAGTATATCTGGGGTCTTCCCGGTTTTTCGCTCTGGGTCAACTTAAAAGAATCGAGCAATCTCTGTCAAAGGATACAGATCTTCAAACTCAATACAATTCTGTTTTAGAAGAGTACCTCTCCTTAGGGCATATGGAAGAAACAACGAATGTCGAGATTACCTCTAATGGGAAATACAACTCATTCTATCTTCCACATCACGCCGTCGTGCGACCCGAACACAAGACCACAAAAGTGAGGATTGTGTTTAATGCCTCCCGAAAATCCAAATCaggattttctttaaatgatGTTTTATTAACTGGTCCAACACTTCAAACCGATTTAATCTCCACGGTTTTGAATTGGAGAAGGTACAAATTTGTCTTTTGTGGAGATATACAAAAAATGTACAGGCAAATACTTGTACATCCCGATGACCGCTCTTATCAAAGAATTGTATATCAGAGATCTCCCGATAGCCCTGTTAAGGACTACCAACTTAAAACCGTGACCTTCGGGTTAAACTGCGCTCCATATCTGGCTATACGGTCGTTATTACAACT
It includes:
- the LOC142230745 gene encoding uncharacterized protein LOC142230745; this encodes MSEPTGDSVSVSDENPVMQDKFLFDCDQLIILCTAVEKLNVLEQTESLLQVRVDDLEQRWRKVQTSYEAVMLSPASDVPKGLKDNASVNYNICLETYYVARSRLFDLSKVVASSNPRNEASRLAISPNDFPSPRQSFSDQHTDSPGVFIKVPPCDTQIFEGGYEEWPSFRDMFTAVYGNHPKLTKAQKLYHLRNKTQGPAGAIVKRYPLCDDNFDLAWNALKARYENKRVLVDNQLKILFNIPTATTETSESIQRIQSTVNDCLATLKTLEVDIDHWDPILIYLISTKLPDKTLSLWEESLKTHNELPMWSQLDAFLINRFEIVERLASIKSTKDRYGTKDSGVQRAQTYSSQEKLSSSCPLCHSDHSIRICPKFRRFSEQERIDFAFKNKLCNNCLSSNHSKQKCTGKNTCFICHKMHHSLLHLNKSEAKSQGGNSVEGNSTNRSDRGSADNSPSTSKQVPKVHSNFASDGEVILLRTALVQIEIRGELFTARALIDPGSQRTFVSEKLMKLLQIPSKTAQFEIFGIGGKNQTANKECEICLYSYRFDLKFSVNAIVLPKVTQRLPDISFTIPNSQQLRDIDLADPCFNEAAQIDLVLGNDSERFINIEGVKKNVCGNTSAYNTVFGWVLSGPMKSETVHSFTTNVVTSDAPSLDRILRKFWEIEEIPQSKPLSDDAKYCEELYAKTTTRNEDGRYIVRLPFSKDFPDSVYLGSSRFFALGQLKRIEQSLSKDTDLQTQYNSVLEEYLSLGHMEETTNVEITSNGKYNSFYLPHHAVVRPEHKTTKVRIVFNASRKSKSGFSLNDVLLTGPTLQTDLISTVLNWRRYKFVFCGDIQKMYRQILVHPDDRSYQRIVYQRSPDSPVKDYQLKTVTFGLNCAPYLAIRSLLQLASDCERQFPKVASILRNETYVDDILSGGYSIAETKQLQSQLISTLSSAGFPLKKITANDPQLLEHLPPEDLYDLDFLHLDEASSTKTLGIKWNALTDSFTYEINPIQSPSTLTKRKILSMVAQLFDPAGWITPIIIRAKILMQQLWLEGGGWDDMISEDSRRSWEQLHFDFSHLSSLRIPRWIQYMPSDQIQIHGFSDASKAAYCACVYVRVQVSDYVVYSNLLVAKSKVAPLQTICLPRLELNGAELLAKLVSYVVSLFEFKDSDIILWTDSSIVLGWLSKPPWSWETYVANRTSKIHTLVPRAQWRHVSTHDNPSDLGTRGCRPQDLQNDLLWWNGPSWLTNPPTTWPKSNPVPSPETGRNFQAFNVISETFDILDRFSSYSKALRVVSYIFRFYNRLRRNVNVDTDYSIDLTHNEIVCSKKRLIRLSQKLYFKREYDAILLQNPLPKDSPLIPINPFIDRDDILRVNGRLAHSALPYNESHPIILPGNSRLCSLFLSHLHNFLVHMTSV